A section of the Pseudomonas sp. Q1-7 genome encodes:
- a CDS encoding type I secretion system permease/ATPase, which yields MQSKDAGASGAQAADTVPLDTGLACLVMLARFHNVAASPEQLAHECAEAGRALGTTELLLAARQLGLKARWVQARLERLNRTPLPAIARSRTGEFFILARLDEGKVLIHDPLSGQPEILPQQAFEDRWSGELLLVRSEASLASELARFDFTWFIPAIVKYRKLLGEVLLVSFVLQIFALLTPLFFQVVMDKVLVHRGLSTLDVLAVGLLGIMLFESLLSGLRSYVFAHTASRIDVELGARLFRHLVALPLAYFQARRVGDSVARVRELENIRSFLTGNAITLLLDVLFSVVFIAVMCFYSGWLTLVVVLSLPLYFLLSLFITPPLRARLQESFNRGAENQAFLVESMNGIDTLKSMAVEPQLARRWDNQLASYVAASFRTQILSTLANEGVSLIGKLVTVATLWLGARLVIDGQLSVGQLIAFNMLAGRVAQPIMRLAQLWTDFQQTGVSIQRLGDILNTRTEIAQSSRSALPPLRGRIEFDQVHFRYRPDGSEILRGISLSIRAGEVIGVVGRSGSGKSTLTRLLQRLYTPERGRVLVDGMDLALADVSSLRRQIGVVLQENILFNRSIRENIALTDPGAPIETVMQAARLAGAHEFILELPEGYDTMVGEHGASLSGGQRQRIAIARALMGNPRILILDEATSALDYESERIIQQNMQAICKGRTVIVIAHRLSTVRNADRILVMDRGQLVEQGTHAELLAHQAGHYARLHRLQGGAA from the coding sequence ATGCAAAGCAAGGATGCGGGCGCGTCAGGCGCGCAGGCGGCGGACACGGTTCCACTGGATACGGGGCTGGCCTGCCTGGTCATGCTGGCGCGGTTTCACAATGTCGCCGCTTCGCCTGAGCAACTGGCGCATGAGTGCGCCGAGGCGGGCCGAGCGCTCGGCACCACGGAGCTGTTGCTGGCCGCGCGCCAGCTGGGGTTGAAGGCCAGGTGGGTGCAGGCGAGGCTGGAACGTCTGAATCGCACGCCGTTGCCTGCCATCGCACGCTCCAGGACGGGTGAATTTTTCATTCTGGCGCGCCTGGATGAGGGCAAGGTCCTGATCCACGACCCGCTCAGCGGGCAGCCGGAAATCCTGCCGCAACAGGCGTTCGAGGATCGTTGGTCTGGCGAGCTGCTACTCGTTCGCTCCGAAGCATCCCTTGCGAGTGAACTCGCCCGATTCGACTTCACCTGGTTCATCCCGGCCATCGTCAAGTACCGGAAGCTGCTGGGCGAAGTGCTGCTGGTGTCCTTCGTGCTGCAGATATTTGCCCTGCTGACGCCGCTGTTCTTCCAGGTGGTCATGGACAAGGTGCTGGTCCATCGAGGGCTCTCCACGCTGGACGTGCTGGCGGTCGGCCTGCTCGGCATCATGCTGTTCGAAAGCCTGCTGAGCGGTTTGCGTAGTTACGTGTTTGCCCATACCGCCAGCCGAATCGACGTCGAACTGGGGGCCAGGCTATTCCGCCATCTGGTTGCCTTGCCTCTCGCCTATTTCCAGGCCCGTCGGGTCGGGGATTCGGTCGCACGGGTTCGCGAGCTGGAGAATATCCGCAGCTTCCTCACCGGCAACGCCATCACGCTGCTCCTGGATGTGCTGTTCTCCGTGGTGTTCATCGCGGTGATGTGTTTCTACAGCGGCTGGCTGACGCTGGTGGTGGTGCTATCGCTTCCGCTCTACTTCCTGCTCTCACTGTTCATCACGCCGCCACTGCGGGCACGGTTGCAGGAAAGCTTCAACCGCGGCGCGGAAAACCAGGCGTTCCTGGTCGAGTCCATGAACGGCATCGACACCCTCAAGTCGATGGCGGTGGAGCCGCAGCTCGCCCGGAGATGGGACAACCAGCTCGCCAGCTACGTCGCGGCCAGCTTCCGCACGCAGATCCTCTCGACGCTCGCCAATGAGGGCGTATCTTTGATCGGCAAACTGGTAACGGTGGCGACGCTCTGGCTCGGTGCCCGTCTGGTCATCGACGGCCAGTTGAGCGTTGGCCAGTTGATCGCCTTCAACATGCTGGCCGGGCGGGTGGCGCAGCCCATCATGCGCCTCGCGCAACTATGGACCGACTTCCAGCAGACCGGCGTTTCGATCCAGCGCCTGGGGGATATCCTCAATACCCGTACCGAAATCGCGCAGTCTTCCCGCTCGGCCTTGCCGCCGTTGCGCGGACGGATCGAATTCGACCAGGTGCATTTCCGTTACCGCCCCGACGGCTCGGAAATCTTGCGCGGCATCAGCCTTAGCATCCGTGCTGGCGAAGTGATTGGCGTCGTCGGTCGATCCGGCTCCGGCAAGAGCACCCTCACACGTTTACTGCAGCGTCTCTACACGCCCGAAAGAGGGCGCGTGCTGGTAGACGGCATGGACCTGGCCCTGGCGGACGTTTCCTCGTTACGGCGGCAGATCGGCGTGGTGCTGCAGGAGAACATCCTGTTCAACCGAAGCATTCGGGAAAACATCGCCCTGACCGACCCCGGGGCGCCGATTGAAACCGTGATGCAGGCGGCCAGGCTGGCCGGCGCCCACGAATTCATCCTTGAACTGCCGGAAGGCTACGACACGATGGTGGGCGAGCATGGCGCGTCGTTGTCCGGGGGCCAGCGCCAGCGGATCGCCATCGCCCGCGCACTGATGGGCAACCCGCGCATCCTGATCCTCGACGAGGCCACCAGCGCACTGGACTACGAGTCCGAGCGCATCATCCAGCAGAACATGCAAGCCATCTGCAAGGGGCGCACGGTGATCGTCATCGCTCACCGCCTGTCCACCGTGCGCAATGCCGATCGAATCCTGGTCATGGATCGTGGCCAACTCGTGGAGCAGGGCACCCATGCCGAGTTGCTGGCCCACCAGGCTGGCCACTACGCGCGCTTGCACCGTCTGCAAGGAGGTGCCGCGTGA
- a CDS encoding HlyD family type I secretion periplasmic adaptor subunit: protein MSQPSAVGSLLRRYRRVWRHCWRQRKAMEAPPRLGHEIQFLPAALALQEQPVHPAPRYVQWVIMAFAVLALLWACLGEIDVVATATGKIVPSGKSKVIQPSDVAVVKAIHVHDGQRVRAGDLLVELDAQITGADVERLKSDLLAAQVDSARATALLDAIQQQREPAPLATLIPHASAGQQQGAQRWLQGQYLELRSAVEQKEAEIDQRAAEIRAVQATLASLRESLPIARQLSADYKRLLDKAIVGKHAWLEKEQLRLEQERDLQVQQARLQELTASRTEAERSRQGVIAQTRRAMLDLLHQSEQSVAALTQELKKAEQRNRLTRLTAPVDGTVQQLAIHTDGGVVTEAQPLMVIVPVDQPVEVEAMLENKDVGFVRPGQDVEIKVETFTYTKYGVVHGTVLSISSDAIDDEKLGLVYSARIQLRESSIQVGGSDVALSPGMAVRTEVKTDKRKIIDYFLSPLKEYASESLDER from the coding sequence GTGAGCCAGCCCTCCGCAGTCGGATCGCTGCTGCGCCGCTATCGTCGCGTGTGGCGCCATTGCTGGCGTCAACGCAAGGCCATGGAGGCGCCGCCGCGCCTGGGGCATGAAATCCAGTTCCTGCCCGCAGCGCTGGCGTTGCAGGAGCAGCCGGTTCATCCGGCGCCTCGCTATGTCCAGTGGGTGATCATGGCGTTCGCCGTCCTGGCGCTGCTGTGGGCCTGCCTTGGCGAGATCGACGTCGTCGCAACCGCCACCGGCAAGATAGTCCCCAGCGGCAAGAGCAAGGTCATCCAACCCAGCGATGTGGCTGTGGTGAAGGCCATTCATGTCCACGATGGTCAGCGGGTCCGAGCGGGTGACCTGCTGGTGGAACTGGATGCCCAGATCACCGGTGCGGATGTCGAGCGGCTGAAGAGCGACCTGCTCGCGGCCCAGGTGGACAGTGCGCGAGCCACTGCGCTGTTGGATGCCATTCAGCAACAGCGCGAGCCGGCACCGCTGGCCACGCTCATCCCCCACGCTAGCGCTGGGCAGCAGCAGGGGGCTCAGCGCTGGCTGCAGGGGCAATATCTGGAGTTGCGCAGCGCCGTTGAGCAAAAGGAGGCCGAGATCGACCAGCGCGCTGCCGAAATCCGGGCGGTACAGGCAACCCTGGCTTCCCTTCGAGAAAGCCTCCCCATCGCTCGGCAACTCTCGGCCGATTACAAGCGGTTGCTGGACAAGGCCATCGTCGGCAAGCACGCCTGGCTGGAGAAGGAGCAATTGCGCCTGGAGCAGGAAAGGGACCTGCAGGTACAGCAGGCGCGCTTGCAGGAACTGACGGCTTCGAGAACGGAAGCCGAGCGCAGCCGGCAAGGTGTCATCGCCCAGACTCGCCGCGCCATGCTCGACCTGCTGCACCAGTCCGAGCAGTCTGTCGCGGCCCTGACTCAGGAACTGAAGAAAGCCGAACAGCGCAATCGCCTGACGCGCCTCACCGCCCCGGTGGACGGCACCGTGCAGCAACTGGCGATCCACACCGACGGCGGCGTCGTTACCGAAGCCCAGCCCCTCATGGTGATAGTGCCAGTCGACCAGCCGGTGGAAGTGGAGGCCATGCTGGAAAACAAGGACGTCGGCTTCGTGCGGCCGGGGCAGGACGTGGAAATCAAGGTCGAGACCTTCACGTACACCAAGTACGGCGTAGTACACGGCACCGTACTCAGCATATCCAGCGACGCCATCGACGACGAGAAACTCGGTCTTGTCTACAGCGCCCGAATTCAACTTCGCGAAAGCAGCATTCAAGTAGGCGGATCGGACGTTGCGTTATCGCCAGGCATGGCGGTGCGTACGGAGGTCAAAACCGACAAGCGAAAGATCATCGACTACTTCCTCAGTCCACTGAAGGAGTACGCAAGTGAAAGTCTGGATGAAAGGTAA
- a CDS encoding DUF5625 family protein: MGFILLLTACTDRLWLIKPFDVSKSNQVVMANFLIKERGSYQSSLLFVWKQSLDEMREQEKFIGTGGVPTVAYESDSEVIKRIKGVPISVHVRLVRDGELLVDEFIENSGAQFGKGFDYKGLSKSAAGRVIKNITLELGNYFVEV, from the coding sequence TTGGGCTTCATCCTGCTGCTAACGGCATGTACCGATAGGTTGTGGTTGATAAAACCATTTGATGTGTCGAAGAGCAATCAGGTTGTTATGGCGAATTTTCTAATAAAGGAGAGGGGAAGTTATCAGTCTTCCTTGTTGTTTGTCTGGAAGCAGAGTCTGGATGAGATGCGTGAGCAGGAGAAATTTATCGGAACGGGTGGTGTACCTACGGTGGCTTATGAGTCGGATTCTGAAGTCATTAAGCGCATAAAAGGTGTGCCGATTTCAGTGCATGTTCGTTTGGTCAGAGACGGGGAGTTGCTGGTTGATGAATTCATTGAAAATTCTGGGGCGCAGTTTGGTAAAGGCTTCGACTACAAGGGGTTGTCCAAGAGTGCTGCGGGAAGGGTGATAAAAAACATTACGCTGGAGTTGGGTAATTATTTTGTCGAGGTTTGA